CCGGTGGCGGCTCTTCGCAGCCCTGACCAACATCGACGAGCCCCTGCGGCTGCCCGACCTGACGGCGCACGTCCACGCCCTGGGCTTCGCCGACTTCACCATCCCCCTGCCGGTGGGGGTGTTCCGGTTCATGGCCGCGCCCATGTTCCACCGGGGCGCCCGGGTGGGCCACGTCTTCGTGGGCGACCGTGAGGGCGGAGAGGAGTTCACCGATGAGGACCAGGAGACCCTGGTGATGTTCGCCGCCCAGGCGGCCCTGGTCATCGCCAACGCCGGC
Above is a genomic segment from Deltaproteobacteria bacterium containing:
- a CDS encoding GAF domain-containing protein; this encodes MDFDAVLQGALDSARSLTSARYGVMILPDGGGGVQEFLTSGMTSGEAERLLLTPDRWRLFAALTNIDEPLRLPDLTAHVHALGFADFTIPLPVGVFRFMAAPMFHRGARVGHVFVGDREGGEEFTDEDQETLVMFAAQAALVIANAG